The sequence TTCCCACGCTGATTCCGATGGGTTTCATCATGAAAGAGGCCGACCACGTTGAAGGCTTTGCGCCCGAGCTGTTCACCGTGAGCAAAATCGGCACCGAGGAGCTGGCCGAGCCCTACGTGATGCGCCCCACTTCCGAGACCATCATCGGGCACATGTGGTCCGGCTGGCTCAACTCCTACCGTGACTTGCCTTTCCTGCACAACCAGTGGGGCAGCGTGTTCCGAGCCGAGCTGCGCACCAAACCTTTCCTGCGTACCAGCGAGTTCTTCTGGCAAGAAGGCCACACCGCCCATGCTTCCGAAGCCGAGGCCCGAGCCGAAGTGCGCCAGCAGCTGGACGAGTACCACTCGTTCTGCCGCGACGTGCTGGCCCTGCCGGTGGTGCGCGGCGAGAAAACCGCTTCCGAGCGCTTTGCCGGGGCCGAGAACACCTATTCCATCGAGGGCATGATGCGCGACGGCAAGGCGCTGCAGTCGGGCACCAGTCACTACCTGGGCCAGAACTTCAGCCGCGCCTTCGAGGTCAAGTTCCAGACTGCCGAGCAGCGTGAAGAGTTCGCCTACACCACGTCCTGGGGCCTGAGCAGCCGCATCATCGGTGCGCTGATCATGACCCACGGCGACGACTTCGGGCTGATGCTGCCGCCCAATATCGCGCCCATTCAGGTGGTGATTGTGCCGGTAGGCCGCAAGGAGGACTTTGCCCGCATGGTAGAAGAAGCCCGCACGCTGGCCGCCGAGCTGGAGCGCGAGGGCATCCGTGTCAAGGTGGACGACCGCGAGGGGCTCACCAACGGCTTCAAGTACAACGACTGGGAGCTTAAAGGTGTGCCGGTCCGCATTGAGCTGGGCCCCCGCGACCTGGAAGCCGGGCAGCTGGTGGTCAAGAACCGCACGAGCGAGGACAAGGAAACCCTAGGCCGCGTGGACGCTGTGAGCAGCATGGACGCTCGCCTGGACGGTATTCAGCGCTACCTGTACGAGCGGGCCAAGAACTTCATGCTAGAGAACACCGTGACCGTGGACACCTACGACGAGTTCAAAGCCGCCATTGAAGCGGGCAAATGGGTGCGTGCCTTCCACTGCGGCGACCCCGAATCCGAGCGCCAAATCAAGGAAGACACCAAGGCCACTGCCCGCAACGTGCCCTTCGACGACACCGAGTTTTTCGGAGAGCGCGAAGAGGGCGTGTGCGTGCATACCGGCAAGCCAGCGGCCTACGGCAAGCGCTTGCTGTTCGGCCGCCAGTACTGAAGCTAGGCCGTGCGGGGGACCTGTGCACAGGGAAGACTTTGTACACAGGGAAGAGCTGGTGCCTGGCGGAGAGCAGAGCCCCCACTGGCCTCCGCTGCCTGTCACACCGGGGCAGACACCCGAGCTGGGGTTGGCGTACGCGGCTCCGCTGAGGCCCGCCGCTGCGGTAAGATGGTGGGCGTTGTGGCGCTGCTCCGGAGAGCGGTGTGGCAGGTTGCACTGGCTGGCGTGGGCGCCTACACTGCTGCAATTGGCCAAGGGCCACAGCCCGAGTAGATTTCTGTTCCCGGCCTCTTACTCTGCCTCGTGAATAGATTCACCACCTGTCCCCCCACCGCACTTCTGGAGGAAACATCATGAAGACCATTATCCTGGGCGCCGGTTACGGCGGTATGGCGACGGCCACCGCCCTGAAACCCACCGAGAACCTGGACGTGTTGCTGATCGACCAGCGGCCCTACCACACCTACTACACCCTGCTGCACGAGGCGGCCGGGCACGGCAAGACCGTGACCACGCCCATTCAGCCGCTGCTGCAGGGCACCGGCGTGGAGTACGAGCAGGCCAGCGTGGACCATGTGGACCTGGACGCCCGCGCCGTGCACCTCAAGGACGGCCGCGTGCTGGACTACGACAAGCTGGTGGTGTCTATGGGTTCCGAAACCAACTTCTACGGCATCAAGGG is a genomic window of Deinococcus proteolyticus MRP containing:
- the proS gene encoding proline--tRNA ligase — protein: MTEGKQSQQKTQGKQDHKAKQYGVTPQSEDFNDWYNEVVRKADLADHSPVAGAMVVKPYGTALWERIQRGLDDRFKATGHQNLLFPTLIPMGFIMKEADHVEGFAPELFTVSKIGTEELAEPYVMRPTSETIIGHMWSGWLNSYRDLPFLHNQWGSVFRAELRTKPFLRTSEFFWQEGHTAHASEAEARAEVRQQLDEYHSFCRDVLALPVVRGEKTASERFAGAENTYSIEGMMRDGKALQSGTSHYLGQNFSRAFEVKFQTAEQREEFAYTTSWGLSSRIIGALIMTHGDDFGLMLPPNIAPIQVVIVPVGRKEDFARMVEEARTLAAELEREGIRVKVDDREGLTNGFKYNDWELKGVPVRIELGPRDLEAGQLVVKNRTSEDKETLGRVDAVSSMDARLDGIQRYLYERAKNFMLENTVTVDTYDEFKAAIEAGKWVRAFHCGDPESERQIKEDTKATARNVPFDDTEFFGEREEGVCVHTGKPAAYGKRLLFGRQY